DNA from Mucilaginibacter mallensis:
GCCGGGGATATATATGCATGATATGGTTGATAAAACCTACAGCATACCCTACCCAACCGAAGGAACTGCCGCACTGTTCGAACGTTTAACTTATATAAATGATAAGGAACAGCTCAATTTCATCATCCCCAATTTTGATGCTGAACTACATAATTTTATAAAGCTTGCCCCGCAATTGCAACAAATAGGTATCCGTACCTTTTTGCCATCAATTGAGCAATTGATGCTTAGGGATAAGGTTAATTTATATGACTTCGGTCAAAAGAACGGGTTTCATGTGCCTACTGATCATAAGTTATACGCAGCCGATGATGTTCAAAAGGCTACAGAGGAGCTTGGTTTCCCGGTAGTGGTGAAAGGGAAATTTTATGAGGCCTACATCGCTCACAACAAAGAGGCGGTAATAAAGGCATTTAACCAATTAGCAGCAACATGGGGTTACCCGGTTATAGCGCAGCAGTATATTAAAGGAACTGAAATAAATATAGCTGCATTAGGCGATGGAGATGGCAACAACAACAGCATTGTGCCTATGCGGAAATTG
Protein-coding regions in this window:
- a CDS encoding ATP-grasp domain-containing protein, with product MTANNYSGLCIGVTGLNANDNPGPGVAVIRALKEGLGAGLRIIGLSYESLEPGIYMHDMVDKTYSIPYPTEGTAALFERLTYINDKEQLNFIIPNFDAELHNFIKLAPQLQQIGIRTFLPSIEQLMLRDKVNLYDFGQKNGFHVPTDHKLYAADDVQKATEELGFPVVVKGKFYEAYIAHNKEAVIKAFNQLAATWGYPVIAQQYIKGTEINIAALGDGDGNNNSIVPMRKLYITDKGKAWAGVTIEDAALIALADKFAKATNWRGGYELEIMRDADDKLFILEINPRFPAWIYLTAAAGQNQPLALVKMALGEKLNRFEEYQAGKLFIRHSWDQVVDIADFQRISALGEL